In the genome of Caulobacter flavus, the window ACTGGCTGGAAACCACCAGGCTGCCGGTCGAACATCAGAAGGGCCGCCAGTTCCCGACCTTCGTAGAGATCGGCAGCAACAAGCCCTTGTTCGTGCACCGCACCGGCAGCAACGTCGTCAACGGTCGCTACTATGTCGACGGCAATCCCGAGAACACCGTGGCGCACTATTCCTCGTTCCGGGGGGTCAACATCCCGGCCCTGCGCAAGCGGCTGGAGACCCTGAAGGCTACCCCGCCCGAGGTCGCCAGCAAGGCCTCGCCGCTGAAGGGCGGCCGCCAGGCCCTGCCGAAGTACTACACGCTGAAGGACGTCTCGGTGTCGGACCTGAACGTCGGCGCCCTGAAGGGCGACCAGGCGGCCGGCGCGCCCGACAAGGCCGCCGGCCTGATCGCCGCCCTCAACGAAGCCGGCTGGTGGCCGACCGAGCTGAAGGCGACCAGCAATCCCTATATCGGCGACGGCTCGCCCACCCCCGCGCCGGGCGACTTCAGTCGCACCCACGTCGGCGACGCCTCCGACACCTCGCCCTACGTCACCGACAAGCCGAAGATCGGCATTTCCACGGGCAGCTACATCGAGAACATGGTGACGCTGCTCAAATACGTCGGCGCGGCCTGAGCCGCCTGGCGGCGGCCCCCTCGGTCGCTCCGCGACAGCTCCCTACTCCTCCCCCGTGAAACGGGGGAGGTGGCGCGCTGCGGATACGCAGCGTGACGGAGGGGGCGACCGTCGGCACTGCGCCCAGTCTCGCCCCCTCCGCCGCTTCGCGGTCCCCCTCCCCCGTTTCACGGGGGAGGAGAAGTCAGCCGATCATCGCCAGCGGCAGCGTCCCGCGATCCAGCACCCTGGCGTGGAACTCCCGCAACGTCCCGCCCCACGCGCGGCGCAGGCGCGAGAGCTCCAGCCAGTACATCCCCTGCCCCGCCGCCGCGCCGGGGGCGATAGCGGCGCGCTCGACCTCCTGGGCGAAGGGCGCGAAGATCACCGGCGGTCCTTGCGTCGCCGCCAGGAAGGCCATGGCCCTGTCCTGCGTCCAGCCTTCGAGATGAACGCCCAGGTCCATGCGGGCCCGGGCGGCGCGGAACAGGATCCAGTAGAGGCCGCCGATCTCGGCCAGGGGCTCGCCCTCGAAGGCGCCCGCCTCCCAGGCCAGGTGCTCGGCATAGACGGCCCAGCCCTCCATCGCCGCCGGGCAAGCCACGCGCGAGCGGTAGGGATGCGCGCCCGACAGTTCCTCCTTGGGGATCTGCAGCATGTGGCCGGGCAGCACCTCGTGATGCACCACCGCCGGCAGGCTCCAGCTGGGCCGGTCGCGGATGCGCTTGAGGTCGACATAATAGGCCCCGGGCTTGCCGCCGTCGGCCGACGGCAGGTCACGATAGCCCTGGCGGCCGGCCGCCTCGTCGGCGGGCGACATCCGCCGCACCGACACCGCGTCGACCGCGCCCGGCAAGTTTCCGAAGGCCTGGGGCAGGCGCGCGCGGGCCTTGGCCAGCCAGGGCGCCATGTCGGCGATCGCCCGGTCGCGGCCCGCGTCGTCGTCGGCATAGAGGAACCGCTCGTCGGCCGTCAGCGCCCGCAGCCGCGCGCCCACGCCGCCCTGGGTCAGGCCCTGGGCCCTGAGCAGGACGTCGGCGCGGGCGTGCAGCGACCGGATCGCCACGTCCAGCCGGCGACGGGCCTCGGCCGGCGCCATCGGCGCGCCGAGTTGGGCCTTCAGCATCAGGGCGTAGTAGGCCTCGCGGTCCCTAAAGCGGACGCCGGCGGCGGTACCCGCGCGGCGCTTGAGGGCGCTCAGGGCCTCGGCCTGGCGGGCGAGCGCGGCGGCGACCTGCGGCGCGGCCCTGCGAGCGGCCTCGGCCAGGCCCGTCTCCAGCCTGGCGATCAGGAAGGCCGGCGGGATCACGCCCCGGGCCGCGTCGGCGCGGACCTGCTCCGTCTCGGCGTCGAGGCGCCTGACTGTCGCCGCCACGGCCTCGGGCCTGGCGTCGGCCGCCTTCTGCCAGGCGCCCGAGCGCGTGGTGACGACATAGGGTCCGGCGATCCCGCCGCCGAACGGAAAGCGCGCGACCAGCTCGGCCTCGGCCCGGGCGGCGATGCTGACGGCGTCGTGGTCGAGGCGGGCCTTGGGCGACAGCGTCTCAGGATCGAGGGCGGCCAGAGCCTTGCGCCTGTCGGCGGCGGTCCCGCCCTTGGCGAAGCCGTCCAGCAGGGACTTCAGCGCCGCGTCGCCGTCCTGCGCCCAGGCCGGACCGGCCGCCAGGCTGGCGCCGGCCAGCAGCATCATCGCGCGACGATCGATCATCCGGCCGCCTCCCTCCTATATCGTTGCCCCTGTCGTAGCGGGAAAGACACCGGTGTCTAGAGGGACCCGCCCTCGGCGGCGACCAGGGCCAGCAGGCCAGGAAAGCGGGCCTCGATCTCGTCGCGGCGCAGCTGGGCGGCGCGGCTGTTGCCGCGGTCGACCTGGCGGATCAGGCCAGCCTCGCGCAGCACCCGGAAGTGATGGGTCAGCGAGGCCTTGCTGACCGGCAGGCCGAACGAGACGCAGGTTCGCTCGGTCAGTGGCTCGGCCGACGCCAGCTCGGCGACAACGCGGCGGCGCAGCGGATCGGCCAGGGCGGCCAGCAAGGCCCCCAGCTGCATTTCCTCGGGTTCGGGGTGGCCTTCGGCGTCGGGCATCGGACATCCATGACAAGGTAAGGATTGAACCATACCTCTGGGGCGGTTTAGGTAAGGACAGATTCTTACCTACGAGGTGCATCCATGTCCAACACCCCCTTCGGCCCGCCGCAGCCCGACGCAGACGAAACCGGCCCCTACGCCCTGGCGGGCACGGCCCGCGCCCGTCCCGGCATGGCCGACCAGCTGGAGGCGCGGCTGGTCTCGCTGGTGGCGTCGACGCGTCGGGAGGAAGGCTGCGTGGCCTATCACGTCCATCGCGACCGGGCCGATCGCGACCTCTTCGTGTTCTACGAGGCCTGGAGCGACCGAGACGCGCTGCTGAAGCACTTCGACGAGCCCTACATCGTCAGCTTCCTGGCCGATCGCGGCGACTATCTGGACGGCGAACTCGACGTTCGCTGGCTCAGGATGAGCAGTCCCGCCGCCTGAAACACGCGGCTAGGTGCGATCGCCCGCAATACATTCACAGATTGCAAAATCGACGAATTCTCCCAAAGGTGCCACGTGGCCTTCGGGGGGCCAGGGCGTCACACCGGCGACGGCGCGCCCGTCTTCGGGCGGGCGTCGCGGCCGTCCTTCCCATCGCGCCAGACGGTCTTCTGCGACGCGCTACGCGTCCGAAGACCCCAGTGACCAGTCAGCGTCCGCGTCCAGCCAACCGCGCGGTCGATGTCGGCCGCCGCCTTCCACGGAGGTACGACCAGATGACTTCGACCAATCGCCGCGCCCTGATCGCCTCGGCCTTCGCCCTGGCCGCCGTCGCCGGCTCGTCGGCGCCCGCCGCGGCGCAAGCCATCCCCCCGCGGGTCTCCGAAGCCGAGGTCCGCGCCGCCGCCGAGGCCTGGGGCAAGGGCCTGGTGTCCATCTCGACGGCCTATAACGAGGACGAGGCCAATTTCGAGAAGGCCAAGGCCGTGGCCAGCGCCTTCATCGACAAGGCCTACGGCTACGATCTGGGGCCCGTGCTGTTCAAGCCGACCCTGACCCGCGAGCCCTACACCTTCCGCACCACCAAGGTCGGCGCCATGGCCTATTTCGTCGGCCACGACAAAGCCTATCCCTACGACGACGGCTTCGCGCTGCTGCCGTGGCGCAGCGTGACCTACAAGCCCGTCGGCATCCAGATCAACGGGGCCGTGGCCAGCACCATGGGCAAGCTGGAGCTGCGCGACAAGGACGGCAACCTCACGGTGGTCGACAAGACCTGGGTGTTCAAGAAGGACGATCGCGGCGCCCTGCGCATCATCGTCCATCACTCGTCGCTGCCCTTCGTGGGCTACTAGCGGGCAAGGTCCGGGGCGCGAGGAGACGGAGGCTTCCCGATCCCGCGTCCGCTCGCAACGACACGTGACAACGCTGTCAGTAATCGTCTAGGGTCTCGCCGGGACGCGAAAAGACGTCCATCTGTTTCGCATCCCGGAGGAAGCCCTTGCCCCACCGTTCGATGCCCGCCCTGCTGGCGGCGACCGCGCTGACGACCCTGGCCGCCCTCGCCTCGCCCAGCCTGGCGGCCGAACCGCTCGCCCCCATCCGCCTGAACCAGGTCGGCGTGCTGGAAAGCGCCGGCAAGCTGGCGGTGCTGCCGGACGCCTCGACCAGCCCGCTGGCCTGGACGCTGGAGAACAAGGACGGTCGCCTGGTCGCCAAGGGCCAGACCCGGGTGGTCGGCCCCGACGCGGCCTCGGGCGAGAGCCTGCACCAGATCGACTTCTCGGCCGCCCCGGCCGGCTATGGCTATCGACTGAAGGTCGGGCAGCGGACCAGCCGCCCGTTCGCGGTCGACGCCCATCCCTATGCGCGGCTCAAGCGCGACGCCCTGGCCTTCTTCTACCAGAACCGCAGCGGGATCGCGATCGAGGCGCGGTTCGGCGACGATCCGAAACTGGCCCGCCCGGCCGCCCACGCCCCCGACCGCGCCACCTGCTTCAACGGCCAGGACCAGCGCGGCCAGGTCTGGGCCGGCTGCGGTTACGAGCTCAACGCCAGCAAGGGCTGGTACGACGCCGGCGACCACGGAAAGTACGTCGTCAACGGCGGGATCGCGGTCTGGACGCTGGTGAACTATCACGAGCGGCTGTCGGCGCTGGGCCGCAAGGCCGACTTCGCCGACGGCAGCCAGCGCATTCCCGAGGCCGGCAATGGCGTCTCCGACCTGCTGGACGAAGCCCGCTGGGAGCTGGAGTTTCTGCTGCGCATGCAGGTCCCGCAGGGAACGGCCATGGACCTGCCGATCGGCAAGCAGGGTCAGGGACAGCTGGCGCTGACCCCGGTCGACGCCTCGGGCATGGCCCACCAGAAACTGACCGACGCCTACTGGACCGGCGTGCCGACCGCGCCGCACGAGGATCCGGCCCAGCGCTACCTGTTTCATCCGACCACCGGCGCGACCCTGAACCTGGCCGCCGTCGCCGCCCAGTGCGCGCGGGTCTGGAAGGACGTCGACCCGGCCTTCTCGGCCCGTTGCCTGAAGACCGCCCGCTCGGCGTTCGACGCGGCGCGACGCAATCCGGAGATCTACGCCCACAGCCAGTTCAACGGCGGCGGCGGTTATGGCGACGGCGAGTTGTCGGACGAGCTGTTCTGGGCGGCGGCCGAACTGTGGGCGACCACCGGCGAGGCGGCCTATGGCGAGGTCGTGCGCGCATCGCCCCACATGCCCGCGGCCGGCAAGCCAGCCGAGGCGCCGGGCTGGGGTTCGACCTCGACGCTGGGCGTCGTCTCGCTGGCGCTGTCGGACAAGGTTCCGGCACAGGTTCGCGACGCCGCCCGGGCTGGCCTCGAGGCCGCGGCCGATCGCTACGCCGCCGAGGGCCTGCAGGCCGGCTACCGGCTGCCGGACGCGGGAACGCGCTATGTCTGGGGTTCGAACGGCGTGGTCATGAACCGCGCCATGGTGCTGGGCCTGGCCTACGACTTCACCGGCAAGCCCGCCTACCGGCAGGCCGCCGCCGACGCCATGGACTACGTGCTGGGCCGCAACCCGCTGGACCAATCCTACGTCACCGGCTGGGGCGCGCGGCCGATGAAGCATCCGCACCACCGCTTCTGGGTCGGCAAGGGCAAGTACCCCGCCCCGCCGCCCGGGGTGATCTCGGGCGGACCAAACAACACCGCCTTCAGCGACGAGGTCGCCAAGAAGATGCAGGGCAAGTGCGCGGCCCAGACCTGCTGGACCGACAGCATCGACGCCTTCACCCAGAACGAAGTGGCCATCAACTGGAACGCCCCGTTCTTCTGGGTGGCGGCGTTCCTGGATGAAGGCAGGTAGGCGACGACCACCCTTGGCTGACATCAGATCCGTTCGCTTCAGCGAGGGTCGCCGGCAGCGGTGAATGTCCCCGCCACAAAGGCGGGAACGACGGGAGATAGAAAAGGGCTTCGCCTTCTACGCCGCCGGTTCCAGCTTGGCGCAGGCCGCCTGCTCGGCGCACGAGCAGATCCGCGCGTTGAGCAGGTGGACGCCGGCCAGGGCCAGGCCGCCCA includes:
- a CDS encoding DUF885 domain-containing protein — its product is MIDRRAMMLLAGASLAAGPAWAQDGDAALKSLLDGFAKGGTAADRRKALAALDPETLSPKARLDHDAVSIAARAEAELVARFPFGGGIAGPYVVTTRSGAWQKAADARPEAVAATVRRLDAETEQVRADAARGVIPPAFLIARLETGLAEAARRAAPQVAAALARQAEALSALKRRAGTAAGVRFRDREAYYALMLKAQLGAPMAPAEARRRLDVAIRSLHARADVLLRAQGLTQGGVGARLRALTADERFLYADDDAGRDRAIADMAPWLAKARARLPQAFGNLPGAVDAVSVRRMSPADEAAGRQGYRDLPSADGGKPGAYYVDLKRIRDRPSWSLPAVVHHEVLPGHMLQIPKEELSGAHPYRSRVACPAAMEGWAVYAEHLAWEAGAFEGEPLAEIGGLYWILFRAARARMDLGVHLEGWTQDRAMAFLAATQGPPVIFAPFAQEVERAAIAPGAAAGQGMYWLELSRLRRAWGGTLREFHARVLDRGTLPLAMIG
- a CDS encoding putative quinol monooxygenase produces the protein MSNTPFGPPQPDADETGPYALAGTARARPGMADQLEARLVSLVASTRREEGCVAYHVHRDRADRDLFVFYEAWSDRDALLKHFDEPYIVSFLADRGDYLDGELDVRWLRMSSPAA
- a CDS encoding ArsR/SmtB family transcription factor, with amino-acid sequence MPDAEGHPEPEEMQLGALLAALADPLRRRVVAELASAEPLTERTCVSFGLPVSKASLTHHFRVLREAGLIRQVDRGNSRAAQLRRDEIEARFPGLLALVAAEGGSL
- a CDS encoding glycoside hydrolase family 9 protein; its protein translation is MPHRSMPALLAATALTTLAALASPSLAAEPLAPIRLNQVGVLESAGKLAVLPDASTSPLAWTLENKDGRLVAKGQTRVVGPDAASGESLHQIDFSAAPAGYGYRLKVGQRTSRPFAVDAHPYARLKRDALAFFYQNRSGIAIEARFGDDPKLARPAAHAPDRATCFNGQDQRGQVWAGCGYELNASKGWYDAGDHGKYVVNGGIAVWTLVNYHERLSALGRKADFADGSQRIPEAGNGVSDLLDEARWELEFLLRMQVPQGTAMDLPIGKQGQGQLALTPVDASGMAHQKLTDAYWTGVPTAPHEDPAQRYLFHPTTGATLNLAAVAAQCARVWKDVDPAFSARCLKTARSAFDAARRNPEIYAHSQFNGGGGYGDGELSDELFWAAAELWATTGEAAYGEVVRASPHMPAAGKPAEAPGWGSTSTLGVVSLALSDKVPAQVRDAARAGLEAAADRYAAEGLQAGYRLPDAGTRYVWGSNGVVMNRAMVLGLAYDFTGKPAYRQAAADAMDYVLGRNPLDQSYVTGWGARPMKHPHHRFWVGKGKYPAPPPGVISGGPNNTAFSDEVAKKMQGKCAAQTCWTDSIDAFTQNEVAINWNAPFFWVAAFLDEGR